CATGTTGTCAATATGCCTCTATATGACTGCTTCTTCTAATCATAGTCTCCCCCTGAGTGTTCAGAGTGCTTGTTGTTGGGAATGCAGGTTCCAATCTCATTAGCATGGACACTACTATGACAAGCTCCTCCTGTACTGCAGATGTACAGTATTGACTGTCTAACCCCTCATCGCTCCAGGTCCAGATGTTTGCCCCCAACGTGGATCAGATGCATGTGGTGAACCACTGCGAGGGGAAACCCACGGCGGAGAAACGCAACGTCCTGCAGGAGAGCGCACGCATTGCCCGCGGTGACGTGTCGGACCTTGCCAAACTGGACATCACCACTTTCGACGCCCTCGTCATCCCAGGTAAGCGTTAATCCTTCATCATTATGTACCTCCATCACTATCACTCCATTATATACCTCCGTCACTATCATTCTTTCATTATCATCAGCATACAACCACAATCCTTACTCTTTACCTCTCCAGGACCAGGCCTGGTTTCCACTGCTCTACACTGTGCTCAACCCAACTGTTGTGTCCTGCAGGTGGTTTTGGTGTGGCTAAGAACCTGTCTGACTGGGCTGTGAAGGGGAAGGAGTACACGGTTCAGCCCCAGGTAGAGAAGCTGATTAAGGGGTTCCATGGAGTAGGCAAGCCCCTGGCTATGTGTTGCATCTCCCCTGTCCTAGCTGCTAGGGCCCTGCCAGGGTGTGAGATCACCGTGGGACAGGACAAAGAGTGTGAGAGGTGGGTTACAGTGGTGTGTGACCCTGATGGAACATAACTCGTGCTGCTCTTCTCCCTTCCACAACTAGATGGCCCTATGCCCAGACGGCGACCGCCATGACTGAGCTGGGCTGTAAACACGTGAATAAGAACGTGGGGGAGGTCCACATTGACGTCAAGAACAAGCTGGTCACCACCTCCGGCTTCATGTGTAACGCTCCCGTACAcgaggtgtttgatggggtgggTGTAATGGTTACAGAGCTACTCAAACTGGCCTAGAAAGTCTGGGAATCAGAATGCTGAATTAggttgcaccctattccctttatatagtgcttatgggccctggtcaaaagaagtgcactatgtagggtgtCATATGGGACTCACKCTTAGCATGTTTGTTGTTTTCTGAAGACCATCCTGATATGATTTTACTCAAGTGTCACTCACTGTTTATTTAAAAACCTGAAACAGACTTAATAAGCTCTGTTTTTCTGATGTACCATCTGTACTGTGATTTGAGCTACTATCAAAATTGTAATAAAWAGGAATGTAAAACAATTCTGGAATTAATTTATCATTAGGGGTTCAAGCAGTGACGCTGGGTGAAACCCGATTGTATATATTGTCATTTATTATTAGGGGTACGGCAGCGACGCTTATGCAGCCTTATTTCGATGCCAACCCCAC
This genomic interval from Salvelinus sp. IW2-2015 linkage group LG22, ASM291031v2, whole genome shotgun sequence contains the following:
- the LOC111949498 gene encoding glutamine amidotransferase-like class 1 domain-containing protein 3, mitochondrial; translation: MXKCIAVVLSGCGVYDGTEIHEASAVLVHLSRAGAKVQMFAPNVDQMHVVNHCEGKPTAEKRNVLQESARIARGDVSDLAKLDITTFDALVIPGGFGVAKNLSDWAVKGKEYTVQPQVEKLIKGFHGVGKPLAMCCISPVLAARALPGCEITVGQDKECERWPYAQTATAMTELGCKHVNKNVGEVHIDVKNKLVTTSGFMCNAPVHEVFDGVGVMVTELLKLA